In Opisthocomus hoazin isolate bOpiHoa1 chromosome 3, bOpiHoa1.hap1, whole genome shotgun sequence, a genomic segment contains:
- the RRS1 gene encoding ribosome biogenesis regulatory protein homolog: MAAVRVEEVLAAAEEREAERRRSVTVEKELELEFDLGNLLALDRNPPAAAAGLRGAGPRREALLRALARDNAQLLVARLWELPAERAGGAGGPVVARLPEPAFRLPREKPPPRPRPPTRWEQFARLKGIRRRKRTSLVWDEQAKEWRRRWGYRRAGGDPARAWLAEVPAGAHPEEDQFARLRREKRERVARNELNRLRNLARAHRAGPAAPLHPTGHQSREELGRAARVARLSTASLGRFQPRLPKEPPELPSRGGAGRKRRFEPLLGNLEAERSRQLELLRDMGSKKPALDITRAVNKQMRQEDAKAAAAKGKKQSQRGKRWRRQQRVGRSGKRSGARRQQQQQHRPAGSSSGDGKRKKA; the protein is encoded by the coding sequence ATGGCGGCCGTGCGGGTGGAGGAGGTGCTGGCGGCGGCCGAGGAGCGGGAGGCCGAGAGGCGGCGCAGCGTCACGGTGGagaaggagctggagctggagttcGACCTGGGCAACCTGCTGGCGCTGGACCGGaacccgccggcggcggcggcggggctgcgcggggccggcCCGCGGCGGGAGGCCCTGCTGCGGGCGCTGGCCCGCGACAACGCGCAGCTGCTGGTGGCCCGGCTCTGGGAGCTGCCGGCCGAgcgcgccggcggggccgggggcccggTGGTGGCGCGGCTGCCCGAGCCGGCCTTCCGCCTGCCGCGGGAAAAGCCGCCGCCGAGGCCGCGGCCGCCGACCCGGTGGGAGCAGTTCGCGCGGCTGAAGGGCATCCGCCGGCGCAAGCGGACCTCGCTGGTGTGGGACGAGCAGGCCAAGGAgtggcggcggcgctggggctaccggcgggcgggcggcgacCCGGCCCGCGCCTGGCTGGCGGAGGTGCCGGCGGGGGCCCACCCGGAGGAGGACCAGTTCGCCAGGCTGCGGCGGGAGAAGCGGGAGCGGGTGGCCCGCAACGAGCTCAACCGGCTGCGCAACCTAGCCCGCGCCCAccgggccggccccgctgcccccctccaccccaccGGCCACCAGAGCCGGGAGGAGCTGGGCCGCGCCGCCCGCGTCGCCCGCCTCTCCACCGCCTCACTCGGCCGcttccagccccggctgcccaaggagccgccggagctgccgtcccgcggcggcgcggggaggaaGCGCCGGTTCGAGCCGCTGCTGGGCAACCTGGAGGCCGAGCGCAGCcgtcagctggagctgctgcgggaCATGGGCAGCAAGAAGCCGGCCCTCGACATCACCCGCGCCGTCAACAAGCAGATGCGCCAGGAGGACGCCAAGGCGGCCGCCGCCAAGGGCAAGAAGCAGTCGCAGCGGGGGAAGCGCTGGCGCCGGCAGCAGAGGGTCGGCCGCAGTGGGAAGaggagcggggcgcggcggcagcagcagcagcagcaccggcccgcaggcagcagcagcggcgaTGGCAAGAGAAAGAAGGCGTGA